The Pseudomonadota bacterium genomic interval GCGACCAGATCCTGGTGAGTCACCTGGAACACCACTCCAACATCGTTCCCTGGCAGCTGCTGGCGAAGCAGACTGGCGTTGAGCTCAAGGTGATTCCCATGACCCACGCTGGCGAGCTCGACATGGACGCCTTCCACGCCATGCTGAGCGAGCGAGTCAAGCTGCTCGGCGTTGTCCATGTGTCCAACGCCCTTGGGACGATCAACCCGGTGGCCGACATGGTCAAGGCGGCACGCGAGTTCGATATCCCGGTGCTGGTCGATGGCGCCCAGGCGACGCCGCACATGGCGGTTGACGTCCAGGCACTCGACTGCGACTTTTATTGTGTCTCTGGCCACAAAATGTACGGCCCGACCGGCGCCGGCATTCTGTACGGCAAGAGCCGCTGGCTCGAGCAGATGGAGCCTTACCACGGCGGCGGCGAGATGATTAAGCACGTCACGTTCGAGGAGAGCGTGTTTAACGAACCGCCCGCCAAATTTGAGGCCGGCACGCCCAACATTGCAGGCGGCATCGGTCTGGGTGCGTCCGCTCAATACCTGCTGGACGTGGGGCTGGATCGGATTCGCGACTACGAGGCCGGACTGCTGGCCTACGCCACCGAGGCGGTGCAGCAGGTGGAAGGCTTACGGATTATCGGGACCGCCCGCGACAAGGCGAGCGTGATTTCGTTTACGCTCGAAGGCATTCACCCGCACGATCTCGGCACGATCCTCGATCACTCGGGGGTGGCAATCCGCACCGGCCATCACTGCGCGATGCCGATCATGCAGTTTTTTGAGGTGCCCGCCACTTCCCGCATGTCGCTGGCCGTGTACAACACGCGTGACGAGGTGGATACGTTTGTTGCGGCGCTGAACAAAGCGAGAGATATTTTGTCCTGACGTTATGTCGCTCCAGGATCTCTACCGCACGGCGGTCATTGAGCACAACAAGAACCCGCGCAATTTCCTTGAGCTCGACGACCCCAGTCACCAGTCGCGGGGTTTGAACGCCCTGTGTGGAGACGACATCCGTGTCTACCTCTTGGTGGACGACGGGCGAATCCGACACGCGAGTTTTCTCGGTCAGGCCAGCGCGATCACCATGGCTTCCGCCTCCATGATGACGGTGCGGATCGAACGGCTCACGGTCAGCGAGGCGCTGCAAACCTGCGACCAGCTTGACCGATTACTTCAGGGTGAGCCTGACGGGGATCTGCGGGAGCAGCTCGGGGATCTCTGCGCGCTGGAAGGCGTGCGTCAGTATCCTTCGCGGATCAAGGCGGCGCGATTGCCGTGGCAGGCCATGAAGGCTGCGTTGAACGAGCAGGCGATTGCCAGCACGGAGTAGGGGCACTCGACTTTGCCGCGCCGGAACGCTGGAGTCCGCTTTCCCAAATAAGGTAATCTCCTCGCACGGTCCGGCCGGGCCGCTTTCTATAAGCTGGGGATCAAGGTTTGCGCACCTACGTGTTATGGATTGGACCGCTGCTGGCCATTGCGGTCGGCCTCGGGGTCTCTACGGCCCTCGGCACAAGCGCCGGTTTGACGGCGGCGATCACCACGCTCTGCGCAACCTGGTGGATCTTCGAGCCGATTCCCATTCCCGCGACGTCGCTGCTGCCGCTCGCGCTGTTTCCGCTGCTGGGCATCCTGCCTGCAAAAGAAATTGCCGACTCCTACGGTAACGCGCTGATCCTGCTGCTGATGGGCGGCTTCATGCTGTCGACCGCGATGGAGCGCAGCGGTGCGCACCGGCGGCTGGCGCTGGGAATGGTCAACCTCTTCGGCGGCAGCGGCGGCAAGTCGCTGGTCTTTGGGTTTATGGCGGCGTCCGCCTTTCTCAGCATGTGGATTTCCAACACGGCCACGGTCCTCATGCTGCTGCCTATCGTGCTGGCGGTGACGGAGCGGCTGGATGATAAGCGGCTGAAGCTCGCGCTCATTTTGGGTATTGCGTATGCCGGCAGCGTTGGCGGTATCGGCACGCCCATCGGCACACCCCCTAACCTGATCATGCTGCGGGTTTACAGCGAGACCACCGGTGTGGAGCCGACGTTCACGCAGTGGATGCGCTGGGCGCTGCCGGTAGTGGTCATCATGGTGCCGATTATCGGTCTTTGGCTGACGCGAGGTATGAAGAAAGGTGAGCCCATCGACCTCCCGGAGTCCGGTCAATGGCGCCCGGAAGAGGTTCGAACGCTGGCG includes:
- a CDS encoding cysteine desulfurase; this translates as MSAVIAADNHSPLNVEEVRKDFPILSREIHGKPLIYFDNAASAQRPSAMIDATQDFYSRHNANIHRGVHTLAEEATALYEQARETLARFINAPSDRNVVFVRGVTEGVNLVSQAFVRPRLKPGDQILVSHLEHHSNIVPWQLLAKQTGVELKVIPMTHAGELDMDAFHAMLSERVKLLGVVHVSNALGTINPVADMVKAAREFDIPVLVDGAQATPHMAVDVQALDCDFYCVSGHKMYGPTGAGILYGKSRWLEQMEPYHGGGEMIKHVTFEESVFNEPPAKFEAGTPNIAGGIGLGASAQYLLDVGLDRIRDYEAGLLAYATEAVQQVEGLRIIGTARDKASVISFTLEGIHPHDLGTILDHSGVAIRTGHHCAMPIMQFFEVPATSRMSLAVYNTRDEVDTFVAALNKARDILS
- the sufU gene encoding Fe-S cluster assembly sulfur transfer protein SufU, giving the protein MSLQDLYRTAVIEHNKNPRNFLELDDPSHQSRGLNALCGDDIRVYLLVDDGRIRHASFLGQASAITMASASMMTVRIERLTVSEALQTCDQLDRLLQGEPDGDLREQLGDLCALEGVRQYPSRIKAARLPWQAMKAALNEQAIASTE
- a CDS encoding SLC13 family permease → MRTYVLWIGPLLAIAVGLGVSTALGTSAGLTAAITTLCATWWIFEPIPIPATSLLPLALFPLLGILPAKEIADSYGNALILLLMGGFMLSTAMERSGAHRRLALGMVNLFGGSGGKSLVFGFMAASAFLSMWISNTATVLMLLPIVLAVTERLDDKRLKLALILGIAYAGSVGGIGTPIGTPPNLIMLRVYSETTGVEPTFTQWMRWALPVVVIMVPIIGLWLTRGMKKGEPIDLPESGQWRPEEVRTLAVFGLTALAWMTRREPFGGWSAWLDLPTANDASVAMLAVVLMFLVPNGRGEQLLTWERASSIPWGILILFGGGIAIAKAFAATGISAALGEQLAQLQTLPMIVILALLCLTVTFLTEITSNTATTALLMPIMAAAAVAAGIDPKLLMVPAAMTASCAFMLPVATGPNAVVFSSQKVTIREMAREGLVLNFIGVTVVTCVSYLLFS